In Lacibacter sp. H375, one DNA window encodes the following:
- a CDS encoding UbiX family flavin prenyltransferase: protein MHKIVISVTGASGSIYAKLLLQKLLAAKDQWQEVAVVMTENAKEVWRTELQDKEYENLPFKIYSTTDFTAPFASGSGQFNTMIIIPCSMGTLGRIATGVSNDLITRAADVVLKERRKLICVVRDTPYNLIHIRNMETVTLAGGIICPATPSFYSVPKTIEEVAATVVDRVLDLAGIDVKTFRWGKREMKDE, encoded by the coding sequence GTGCATAAAATTGTTATTTCTGTTACCGGCGCCAGTGGATCGATCTATGCGAAACTCTTATTGCAGAAGCTTTTGGCAGCCAAAGATCAGTGGCAGGAAGTGGCAGTTGTTATGACAGAGAATGCAAAAGAAGTGTGGCGCACTGAATTGCAGGATAAGGAGTATGAAAATCTGCCTTTCAAAATTTATTCAACAACCGATTTTACTGCTCCATTTGCATCGGGCTCAGGGCAGTTCAACACAATGATCATTATTCCCTGTAGCATGGGTACGCTCGGCCGCATTGCAACAGGTGTATCAAATGATTTGATTACACGTGCTGCTGATGTGGTGTTGAAAGAAAGAAGAAAACTGATCTGCGTTGTAAGAGACACCCCTTACAATCTTATTCATATCCGCAATATGGAAACGGTTACGCTGGCCGGTGGAATTATTTGTCCGGCTACTCCAAGTTTTTACAGCGTGCCGAAAACAATTGAAGAAGTTGCAGCAACTGTTGTTGATCGTGTGCTTGATTTAGCAGGGATTGATGTGAAGACGTTTCGCTGGGGGAAGAGAGAAATGAAAGATGAGTGA
- a CDS encoding deoxynucleoside kinase: MKYHFVTIEGNIGAGKTTLAHMLSKHYNARLILEEFADNPFLPKFYENPKQFAFPLELFFMAERYKQLKDLLHTQDMFNSITISDYLFTKCLLFAKVNLPADEFRLYQSLFDIIHQQLIQPEILIYLHSPVSRLQQNIRKRNRSYEQQIADDYLFSIQETYTQYIKQHNVKTLFVDASNADFLGNKAHLQVIIDALDKEYEQGQHYLTLP, from the coding sequence ATGAAATATCATTTTGTAACAATAGAAGGGAATATTGGTGCCGGTAAAACAACACTGGCACATATGCTGAGCAAACATTACAATGCCCGTTTAATTTTGGAAGAATTTGCAGACAATCCTTTTCTCCCAAAGTTTTACGAAAACCCAAAACAGTTTGCCTTTCCGCTAGAACTGTTTTTTATGGCTGAGCGTTACAAACAGCTGAAAGATCTGTTGCACACGCAGGACATGTTCAACTCCATCACTATTTCCGATTATTTGTTTACGAAGTGTTTGTTGTTTGCAAAAGTGAATCTGCCGGCCGATGAATTCAGGTTATATCAAAGCCTGTTTGATATCATTCATCAACAACTCATTCAACCAGAAATACTCATTTATCTTCACTCACCTGTTTCCCGTTTACAGCAGAACATCCGCAAACGTAACCGCAGTTACGAGCAACAGATAGCTGATGATTATTTATTCAGCATACAAGAAACCTACACGCAGTATATTAAACAGCATAATGTAAAAACGTTATTTGTAGACGCAAGCAATGCCGATTTTCTCGGCAACAAAGCACACCTGCAAGTGATCATTGATGCATTGGATAAAGAATACGAACAGGGGCAACATTATCTTACACTGCCATGA
- the folK gene encoding 2-amino-4-hydroxy-6-hydroxymethyldihydropteridine diphosphokinase, with protein sequence MSLHKVYILLGSNQGQRKQYLQKAIRLMQERCGSISKESSIYETAAWGQTKQAAFLNKVIVLQTSLSADELMKTLLQIEQELGRIRTEKYGPRTIDLDILFYDDLIYHSAIVTLPHPAIQDRRFVLIPLAELSPRKVHPVYKRTISTLLKECADQLAVKKLG encoded by the coding sequence ATGTCGCTACACAAGGTTTACATTTTATTGGGCAGCAACCAGGGGCAACGAAAACAATACTTGCAAAAAGCGATCAGATTGATGCAGGAGCGCTGCGGCAGCATCAGCAAAGAATCATCGATCTACGAAACAGCGGCATGGGGACAAACCAAACAGGCAGCTTTCTTAAACAAAGTCATCGTATTACAAACAAGTCTATCTGCCGATGAACTCATGAAAACCCTGTTGCAAATCGAGCAGGAACTCGGGCGTATCCGTACTGAAAAATATGGGCCACGCACTATCGATCTGGATATCTTGTTTTATGATGATCTCATTTATCATTCGGCTATTGTTACCCTTCCCCACCCTGCTATTCAGGACAGACGATTCGTGTTGATACCACTTGCTGAGCTTTCACCCCGTAAAGTGCATCCCGTTTACAAAAGGACTATTTCTACTCTGCTGAAAGAATGTGCCGATCAACTGGCTGTGAAGAAGCTTGGTTAA
- a CDS encoding DeoR/GlpR family DNA-binding transcription regulator: MLKQERQAFIVHQVNLHNRVLSSDLSTQISVSEDTIRRDLQELADKGKIIKVHGGALSKSFSSSINSSSVYSIDAKKTIAQKAASLIKDGMFVMSTGGTTIIEMAKALPENLRATFITGSLPAALEYIHHPNIEVIFIGDKLSKSSQISIGAEAILKIRQFKVDLCFLGINALDLEHGLTDNDYDVVQVKKAMRESASKVVALSISEKINTVQNIQVCKANELDMLVTELSPDSNIFDPYKEAGISIL, from the coding sequence ATGCTAAAGCAGGAAAGACAAGCTTTTATTGTACACCAGGTGAACCTGCACAACCGTGTGTTGTCATCTGACCTTAGTACGCAGATCAGTGTATCAGAAGATACCATCCGCCGTGATCTGCAGGAACTAGCTGACAAAGGCAAGATCATTAAAGTGCATGGCGGTGCGTTATCAAAATCATTCAGCAGCTCTATCAATTCCTCAAGTGTCTATAGTATTGATGCTAAAAAGACGATCGCTCAAAAAGCTGCATCACTTATTAAGGATGGGATGTTTGTGATGAGTACCGGTGGTACTACCATCATCGAAATGGCCAAAGCATTGCCGGAGAATTTGCGTGCAACATTTATAACGGGTAGCCTGCCCGCAGCATTGGAATACATTCATCACCCAAACATTGAAGTGATCTTTATTGGTGATAAATTATCGAAGAGTTCACAGATCTCCATTGGTGCAGAAGCCATTCTTAAGATCAGGCAATTTAAAGTGGATCTGTGTTTTCTCGGCATCAATGCACTTGATCTTGAACATGGTTTAACTGATAATGATTACGATGTAGTGCAAGTAAAGAAAGCCATGCGTGAATCAGCATCAAAAGTAGTTGCGTTATCCATCTCTGAAAAAATAAATACCGTTCAAAATATCCAGGTGTGCAAAGCAAATGAACTGGATATGTTAGTAACCGAATTATCACCTGACAGCAACATCTTCGACCCTTACAAAGAAGCCGGCATCAGCATTCTTTAA
- a CDS encoding MBL fold metallo-hydrolase, which translates to MNRKSFLWASSLTVGALAFQQSLLAQLFQQEAWNIKMLTDDIGVFTERGGTILFYLSKEGIVVVDTQFPDQSKHLIDELKKRSEKPFKLLINTHHHGDHSSGNISFKGIVEHVLAHENSKTNQERVAKQAKTEDKQLYPDQTFGKTWSQKIGNEKITLHYFGAAHTDGDALIHFEHADIVHMGDLINNRRYPFIDRTAGASVRNWIKVLEQTTKKFNKKTTFVYGHASQGFEVYGKVDDIKAMQNYFEKLVAFAESEIKAGTSKEDFLKNKSIPGVTEWIGDGIQRSLTAVYEELTTQ; encoded by the coding sequence ATGAACCGCAAATCATTTCTCTGGGCATCATCACTCACTGTTGGCGCTCTTGCTTTTCAACAATCGTTATTGGCACAACTGTTTCAGCAGGAAGCATGGAACATCAAAATGCTCACGGATGATATTGGAGTGTTTACCGAGCGTGGCGGAACAATTTTATTCTACCTGAGCAAAGAAGGCATTGTGGTGGTGGATACCCAATTCCCTGACCAGAGTAAACATCTGATCGATGAATTGAAGAAACGTTCTGAGAAGCCATTCAAATTACTCATCAACACACATCACCATGGCGATCACAGCAGTGGTAACATTTCATTCAAAGGAATCGTAGAACATGTGCTGGCTCATGAAAATTCAAAGACCAACCAGGAGCGAGTAGCCAAACAAGCAAAGACAGAAGATAAACAATTGTATCCTGATCAGACATTTGGAAAAACATGGAGTCAGAAGATTGGCAATGAAAAGATCACACTGCATTATTTTGGTGCAGCTCATACAGATGGTGATGCACTCATTCATTTTGAACATGCAGATATTGTGCATATGGGTGATCTGATCAACAACCGTCGTTATCCGTTTATTGATCGTACGGCAGGTGCTTCGGTTAGAAACTGGATAAAGGTGCTGGAACAAACCACAAAGAAATTCAATAAGAAAACAACATTTGTTTACGGCCACGCATCACAGGGTTTTGAAGTGTATGGCAAGGTTGATGATATAAAAGCCATGCAAAATTATTTTGAAAAGCTTGTTGCATTTGCTGAATCAGAAATAAAAGCCGGAACAAGTAAAGAAGATTTTCTGAAGAACAAATCGATACCCGGAGTTACAGAATGGATCGGCGATGGTATTCAACGATCATTAACTGCGGTGTATGAAGAGCTGACAACACAGTAA
- a CDS encoding ArsR/SmtB family transcription factor, translated as MRRDVFQAIADPTRRAIIVLIATQSMTPNALAERFDTSRQAISKHLRILTECQLVKQEQTGREIYYQLNAKKMKEVADFIEPFRQMWETKFNQLDNVLSNLKNNKK; from the coding sequence ATGAGAAGAGACGTATTTCAAGCCATTGCAGACCCCACCAGACGTGCCATAATCGTTCTCATCGCAACGCAATCGATGACACCCAACGCACTTGCGGAACGTTTTGATACCAGCCGTCAGGCAATATCGAAACACCTACGCATTCTCACTGAATGCCAACTGGTGAAACAGGAACAAACCGGGAGGGAGATCTATTATCAACTGAACGCAAAAAAAATGAAAGAAGTAGCCGACTTTATTGAGCCATTCAGGCAAATGTGGGAAACGAAGTTCAACCAATTAGACAACGTATTATCAAACTTAAAAAACAACAAAAAATGA
- a CDS encoding ABC transporter permease: MSQPYSQWKAMLAISRASFRAIFRSPSAVIFSFAFPLIFILVFGFIGGGSPTVRIGFTKGTDTSQNNAVYQQLLKYKTIRVMEKNEEELKSDLSKGRITAILDMKPNGTDTFPLYNISIQTSTASVDRLAILQSTLKDIIVDLDRRKAPNAPTYASIDLPPPMPGRIYKTIDFILPGQLGFSLLSAGVFGVAFLFFNLRQQLVLKRFFATPIKRGYILFGEGISRVAFQLITAIVILLIGRFVFGFTLVHGWVTFIELLLLSLVGLIVFMGFGFIVSGLAKNESTIPPFANMFTLPQFLLAGTFFSIDTFPKWLQPICKVLPLTHLNDAMRNIAFEGSHLVDCGKQLGILGLWGVGLYAIAIKVFKWE, encoded by the coding sequence ATGAGTCAACCTTACAGCCAGTGGAAAGCGATGCTGGCTATTTCCAGGGCAAGTTTCCGGGCTATTTTCCGCAGTCCATCGGCTGTGATCTTCAGTTTTGCTTTTCCGCTCATTTTTATATTGGTGTTTGGTTTTATTGGTGGTGGAAGTCCAACCGTTCGTATCGGTTTTACAAAAGGCACAGATACTTCGCAGAACAATGCAGTCTATCAACAACTGTTGAAATACAAAACCATTCGGGTGATGGAGAAAAACGAAGAAGAATTAAAAAGTGATCTGTCGAAAGGGCGCATTACTGCTATTCTCGATATGAAGCCAAACGGCACTGATACGTTCCCGTTATACAACATCAGTATTCAAACCTCCACTGCAAGTGTTGATCGTTTGGCGATTCTTCAATCAACCTTAAAAGATATTATTGTAGACCTTGATCGAAGAAAAGCGCCTAATGCACCAACTTATGCAAGCATTGATCTGCCCCCGCCAATGCCTGGACGCATTTATAAAACCATCGATTTTATTTTGCCCGGCCAACTAGGTTTTTCATTGTTGAGTGCCGGTGTGTTCGGTGTAGCATTTTTGTTTTTCAATCTGCGTCAGCAATTGGTATTGAAACGTTTTTTTGCTACACCCATTAAGCGTGGTTATATTTTATTTGGTGAAGGGATCAGCCGGGTTGCATTTCAATTGATCACTGCAATTGTGATTTTATTGATCGGGCGTTTTGTATTTGGTTTCACTTTAGTTCATGGTTGGGTAACATTTATTGAATTATTGTTGCTGAGTTTGGTTGGATTAATTGTGTTCATGGGCTTTGGTTTTATTGTAAGTGGGTTGGCAAAAAATGAAAGTACCATTCCTCCATTCGCCAACATGTTCACCTTGCCACAGTTTTTATTGGCAGGAACTTTTTTCTCAATCGATACATTTCCAAAATGGCTGCAACCAATTTGTAAGGTTTTGCCTTTAACCCACTTGAATGATGCAATGCGCAACATTGCTTTTGAAGGAAGTCATTTGGTTGATTGCGGAAAGCAACTTGGCATACTTGGTTTGTGGGGAGTAGGATTGTATGCAATCGCAATTAAAGTTTTTAAATGGGAATAA
- a CDS encoding SRPBCC family protein translates to MSTNKTKVAKDFQEKSIVVSREFNAPLTDVWRAFTESELLDQWWGPSPWRAETKSQDFRPGGFWLYAMVGPEDQRHWARMNYITINHHKNFDIEDAFCDENGVVNNELPVSTGNNSFTEIPGGTRVEFRMLYPTEAALQTIVDMGFEQGISICFDQLEELFKNNKI, encoded by the coding sequence ATGAGTACGAATAAAACAAAGGTTGCAAAAGATTTTCAGGAAAAATCAATTGTTGTGTCAAGAGAATTTAACGCACCGCTTACAGATGTATGGCGTGCATTTACTGAGAGCGAATTGCTTGATCAGTGGTGGGGACCTTCGCCCTGGCGTGCTGAAACAAAATCGCAAGACTTCAGGCCCGGCGGCTTTTGGCTATATGCAATGGTTGGCCCTGAAGATCAGCGGCATTGGGCACGTATGAATTATATTACCATCAACCATCATAAAAACTTTGACATAGAAGATGCTTTTTGTGATGAAAATGGTGTGGTGAATAATGAACTTCCTGTTTCAACAGGTAACAACTCGTTTACCGAAATACCCGGAGGCACAAGAGTAGAATTTAGAATGCTTTATCCTACAGAAGCAGCCCTGCAAACAATTGTTGATATGGGTTTTGAACAAGGTATTTCCATCTGCTTTGATCAGTTAGAAGAATTGTTTAAGAACAACAAGATCTGA
- a CDS encoding thioredoxin family protein, giving the protein MQKFCFYSALFFLFISISSFQQKNAKEKMNWISLEEAELKMKTEPRPILIDLYTDWCGWCKVMDRKTYTSQDLIKYLNTNFYTVKLNAETRSEVKWKGNTYKFNPSYKTNEVALMLTNGELAYPTTVIIPSLNDDPQPISGMLEVKEMELVARYFAERKYGQVSFDDYAKNFKPSWK; this is encoded by the coding sequence ATGCAAAAGTTTTGTTTTTACTCCGCCCTCTTCTTTCTGTTCATCAGCATCAGTTCTTTTCAGCAAAAGAATGCAAAAGAAAAAATGAATTGGATATCACTGGAAGAAGCTGAACTTAAAATGAAAACCGAACCCCGCCCTATCCTCATTGATCTTTATACCGATTGGTGTGGCTGGTGCAAGGTGATGGACCGCAAAACGTACACGAGCCAGGACCTCATTAAATACCTCAACACAAATTTTTATACGGTAAAATTAAATGCTGAAACCAGGTCGGAAGTAAAATGGAAAGGTAATACCTATAAGTTTAACCCGTCTTATAAAACCAATGAGGTTGCTTTAATGCTGACGAATGGCGAGTTAGCTTATCCCACAACTGTGATCATTCCCTCGTTAAACGATGATCCTCAGCCTATTTCCGGTATGTTAGAGGTAAAAGAAATGGAACTGGTGGCCAGGTATTTTGCTGAGCGAAAGTATGGCCAGGTGAGCTTTGATGACTATGCTAAAAATTTTAAACCGAGCTGGAAATAA
- a CDS encoding SRPBCC family protein has product MRLIKMFLFVLLGLFAVITIIGLFIPSSVKISRGIIVTADSSKVFKELSDVKNWNKWLPWITADSGAIVQLSAVTDQPGSYFRWKGVKVNSAGTMTIQSIKQNEILVLHELKDMNKAEGGFRIRSTGANNKVTEVLWYMEYKLKWYPWERFFGIFTDQIIGSAFDKGLEQFKNYIELTDENNTSASITMGN; this is encoded by the coding sequence ATGCGTTTAATAAAAATGTTTTTGTTTGTGCTGCTTGGATTGTTTGCTGTCATTACAATCATCGGGTTGTTTATTCCGTCGAGTGTAAAAATTTCACGTGGCATTATTGTAACTGCCGACAGCAGCAAAGTGTTCAAAGAATTAAGTGATGTAAAGAACTGGAACAAATGGTTGCCATGGATCACAGCCGATAGTGGAGCGATTGTTCAACTCTCAGCAGTTACTGATCAACCGGGTTCTTACTTCCGTTGGAAAGGTGTGAAAGTCAACAGTGCAGGAACTATGACCATTCAGTCAATCAAACAAAACGAAATTTTAGTATTGCATGAACTAAAGGATATGAACAAAGCCGAAGGCGGTTTTCGCATCCGCAGCACAGGTGCAAACAATAAGGTAACCGAAGTGCTCTGGTATATGGAATACAAATTGAAATGGTATCCCTGGGAGCGCTTCTTTGGCATCTTTACCGACCAGATCATTGGCTCAGCTTTCGATAAAGGATTGGAACAATTCAAAAATTATATTGAACTCACTGATGAAAATAATACATCAGCTTCCATCACCATGGGAAACTGA
- a CDS encoding anhydro-N-acetylmuramic acid kinase → MNRNMQQLTAIAQKKQRRIIGLMSGTSVDGLDIAYCTISGEGHDTKIELTAFETIAYDPDFKAEIKSVFSKKEVDFEKLCLLNPWVAQQQAAMINSFLQKNNINKEEVDLIASHGQTVYHAPKALHQQEKFSNATLQIGDGDHMAVETGIITISDFRQKHIAAGGEGAPLAVYGDYFIFSKKGEDRIMLNMGGIANFTFLPGSMDANKIFSTDTGTGNTLMDALMQQYFPGKYFDEDAAVAKKGTINASLLNALKDHSFFQQSFPKTTGPELFNLHYLQTAKEKSGTTDLNVYDTMATLNAFSAQTIAEAIIKTMPQNNTFHLYASGGGMHNPLLMEQIKRLLPNVPIHLTSELGINPDAKEAVLFAILANECIAGGNVQFSNELKGIPSVTMGKISFPW, encoded by the coding sequence ATGAACAGGAATATGCAACAATTAACTGCCATTGCGCAGAAAAAGCAACGCCGCATTATTGGCTTAATGAGCGGCACCTCAGTTGACGGTTTGGATATTGCCTATTGCACAATTTCAGGCGAAGGGCATGATACCAAAATTGAATTGACTGCGTTTGAGACCATTGCTTATGATCCTGATTTTAAAGCAGAGATCAAATCTGTCTTTTCTAAAAAAGAGGTTGACTTTGAAAAATTATGCTTACTTAATCCCTGGGTTGCACAACAGCAGGCAGCGATGATCAATTCTTTTCTGCAAAAGAACAATATCAACAAAGAAGAAGTTGATTTGATTGCAAGCCATGGACAAACGGTGTATCATGCACCAAAGGCTTTGCATCAACAGGAAAAATTCAGCAATGCTACTTTGCAAATAGGCGATGGCGATCATATGGCTGTTGAAACAGGCATCATTACTATCAGTGATTTTCGTCAGAAGCATATTGCTGCCGGTGGCGAAGGTGCACCACTTGCTGTGTACGGTGATTATTTTATTTTTTCGAAGAAAGGCGAAGACCGCATTATGCTTAACATGGGTGGCATTGCCAACTTTACTTTTCTTCCCGGTTCAATGGATGCTAATAAAATTTTCAGTACCGATACCGGAACGGGCAATACATTAATGGATGCATTGATGCAGCAATATTTCCCGGGTAAATATTTTGATGAAGATGCAGCAGTTGCAAAAAAAGGAACGATCAATGCATCATTACTAAACGCATTAAAAGATCATTCGTTCTTTCAACAATCATTTCCTAAAACAACGGGACCTGAATTGTTTAATCTGCATTATTTACAAACTGCAAAAGAAAAATCGGGCACAACTGATTTGAACGTGTATGATACAATGGCAACATTGAATGCATTTTCGGCTCAAACTATCGCTGAAGCTATCATCAAAACAATGCCGCAGAATAATACTTTTCATTTATACGCAAGTGGTGGCGGTATGCACAATCCATTATTGATGGAGCAGATAAAACGATTACTACCTAATGTTCCTATTCATTTAACAAGTGAGCTGGGCATAAATCCTGATGCAAAAGAAGCGGTGTTGTTTGCCATACTCGCCAACGAATGTATTGCAGGTGGCAATGTGCAATTCAGCAATGAGTTAAAAGGAATTCCATCTGTAACAATGGGGAAGATCAGTTTCCCATGGTGA
- a CDS encoding YkgJ family cysteine cluster protein, translated as MADDLLQNWEKKAEEHQKEYGRFLKRADKNKVLKQLPDLHEEAFEKIDCLQCANCCKNYSPRFKTPDIKRISKHLRMKESDFIETYLYLDNEGDYVVKSKPCPFLGADNYCGIYEVRPSDCERFPYTDEDVILKRPQLTLKNSTFCPITYFVLEKLMEQKK; from the coding sequence ATGGCGGACGATCTACTTCAAAATTGGGAAAAGAAAGCTGAGGAACACCAAAAGGAATATGGACGTTTTTTGAAGCGTGCCGATAAGAATAAAGTGTTGAAACAATTACCCGATCTGCATGAAGAGGCTTTTGAAAAAATTGATTGTCTGCAATGTGCCAACTGTTGTAAAAATTATTCACCCCGATTTAAGACACCGGATATCAAACGTATCAGTAAACATCTCCGCATGAAGGAGAGCGATTTTATTGAAACCTATCTCTATCTCGATAACGAAGGTGACTATGTGGTGAAATCAAAACCTTGTCCTTTTCTAGGTGCTGATAATTATTGTGGTATTTATGAGGTTCGTCCGTCTGATTGTGAACGTTTTCCTTATACCGATGAAGATGTGATCTTAAAACGACCACAGCTAACCCTAAAGAACAGCACGTTTTGTCCAATCACTTATTTTGTGTTGGAGAAACTGATGGAGCAGAAAAAATAA
- a CDS encoding MFS transporter: MNQPAKQPFLLNKEFAWYVTARLIFLAGLRMTPVLLGWKLYEVTGSKLSLGVLGLSEVIPAILLALPAGVKIDRSNKQRLISICMLLYFAIMIGMLFITSDYFIKSNSTSVVQWSIYGLVAATGAMRAFSSPAFNAFLSQMVLPTQLVRATSINSMAWLLAAVIGPGVAGLLMGYTNVTVAFTVVSSLVLIAVFCMQNVKQKPVLFKPGNARTWESVKEGINFILTQKALLGSMTLDMFAVLFGGVTALLPVFAKDILHVGPEGLGWLTAATYLGNFIAIAALTWKPMKNKQGQKLFYVIGGFGICILIFALSQNFWLSFAALFVSGLFDGVSVIIRGTVLQLFVPDEMRGRVSSVSSIFINSSNELGQFESGTAASIMGTVPSVIFGGCMTLIVVTITWFKAPTLRKLEY; this comes from the coding sequence ATGAACCAACCTGCCAAACAACCCTTTTTACTTAACAAAGAATTTGCATGGTATGTTACCGCACGTTTGATTTTCCTGGCAGGTTTACGTATGACGCCGGTTTTATTGGGTTGGAAATTATACGAAGTAACAGGCAGTAAACTTTCATTAGGTGTGCTTGGTTTATCGGAAGTGATCCCGGCTATTTTATTGGCATTGCCGGCAGGTGTAAAGATCGACCGTAGTAATAAACAACGACTCATCAGCATTTGCATGCTCTTGTATTTTGCAATTATGATCGGCATGCTTTTCATTACATCCGATTATTTTATCAAATCAAATTCCACATCAGTTGTTCAATGGAGCATTTATGGATTGGTAGCAGCAACCGGTGCGATGAGAGCTTTCAGCAGTCCGGCATTCAACGCATTTCTTTCACAGATGGTTTTACCAACACAGCTAGTAAGAGCAACATCTATTAACAGTATGGCGTGGTTACTTGCGGCAGTTATTGGTCCGGGTGTCGCAGGTTTGTTGATGGGTTATACCAATGTAACAGTGGCTTTCACGGTTGTATCATCACTTGTGCTCATTGCAGTTTTCTGCATGCAGAATGTAAAACAAAAACCTGTGTTGTTTAAACCGGGTAACGCACGCACATGGGAAAGTGTAAAAGAAGGGATCAATTTTATTCTTACACAAAAGGCATTGCTTGGTTCTATGACCTTAGACATGTTTGCCGTTTTGTTTGGGGGTGTTACAGCCTTGCTGCCAGTGTTTGCAAAAGATATTTTACATGTTGGTCCCGAGGGTTTGGGCTGGTTAACAGCAGCAACGTATCTCGGCAATTTTATCGCCATTGCTGCCTTAACATGGAAGCCGATGAAAAACAAGCAGGGGCAAAAACTATTTTATGTAATTGGTGGGTTTGGTATTTGTATTTTGATATTCGCCTTGTCACAAAATTTCTGGTTGAGTTTTGCAGCACTTTTCGTGAGCGGCTTGTTTGATGGTGTAAGTGTGATCATACGAGGTACTGTGCTGCAGTTATTTGTTCCCGATGAAATGCGAGGACGTGTAAGCAGTGTAAGTTCGATCTTCATCAACAGCAGCAATGAGCTTGGTCAATTTGAAAGTGGCACTGCTGCTTCCATCATGGGCACTGTTCCTTCCGTGATCTTTGGAGGTTGCATGACACTTATTGTTGTAACCATCACCTGGTTTAAAGCGCCAACCCTTCGCAAACTCGAGTACTGA